The sequence cagaattatttttttattattatttttatatactcaataataaactaaacagTCAATATTTCATTGAAACTAACAAAGCATTCTGATTTTTGTAGAGCTCTGTAAACAATTGTAgctccaaaacataaaaagtgtcTCACACATTTGCCCtattaaaagaaagacaaacgGTTTCTCACATTTTTGGAGGTCAGCTGTTTTCCATTTTGTCGGTCTAAAAAACCAATTGGGATTATGCTCAGTAATACAAATGGTATGTGGCTCACTCTTTCTTTGAAAACACTTGCTATATATAGGCCAGGTTAATAAATGGATGCACCCAATTTTTTCAGTGAAAGTCACTGAAAGTTTGGTCCCataaaattgaaacaaaaaagttacttttattttggacctaacgtttttaatttttagaAGATTTTGGTTTGTCAGTGAAAAAATCTCACTCTAAAAGATTTGGAAACGGTGTCCATCACCGTTAACAGAATGTACTGGCAGGCATCAAATTGGCAGGGCCTGCACAGAGTAATTCCAATAGTCTGTAGATGGCCCCTTGGCCAAACTCCTGGCTCTTCTCTTCAGATCTGCCCACAGGTTTTATACAACGCTTAGGTCTTAGATTGATATGGCCATGCAAGAAGattcattttgtgtctggtaaatcatttctttgttgatttgcccagatgttttggatcattctcCAGCTCAAAGACACAATGTTGACACAGTATTCACACTgattaaagaataaagaaaaacaggaacacTATAACTGTGAATGCCTACAGTATTCAcacttataataataataaagaaaaacaggatcTCAATAGTGTGAAAACACTATAAGTGTGAATATTGGACTCTTCCCAGCTGAAAGACATGAAATCTTTTACAGAACCTGAAAAGGCCAAAACAGCTATGAGTGCAGTAGAAAAAAACCGGACATCAGTCACAGAGTTGTCAGGGGGACCTGCTTCCCAGCTTCTGCAGCATTCCTCTCAGGTGGTGGAGCTCCTCGGCAACATGCCCTCTGTCCTGGAGCTGCTGAGTCAGGCAGCACAGAGCAGTCTTGATGAGCAGGACAGACAGGTACCTCAGGTTTCCCCAGTCTTCTTTTCAGTATTTTAGTCTTATCACCCAGTGGGAAAGTAATGCTGTTGACATAGGGTTTTACATTCTGTTAAAGTCAAAAGCTGATGGCAGCATAATAATTCCAGATGTTGTAATGGACCGGCGAAGATTCACAAAATTCCTGCTAGACAAAAAGACTTTGTGACTTCATCTGAAACATGTCTTCTGTTCGGCTTTGACTGTTTGGGACCTACATGTTAATTTTAACCCCAAAAATCTTAGTTCAAATACATGTATATTTCTGTTGTTATGAATGCCTTCAGTTTATTGTATGTATTTACCAAAGCTAATTAAAATGAGTTTTATCAGTCAGATAGATTATCTTAGACATTAAAGCTGCACGATGCATTCTATTTTGACAGacttaaaacaatatgttttcATTGCCGAAGTTTGCCCTAAAAGACAACCGAGACGTAGATCTATTTAGGAATGaagttaatttattaacaaGGTGGTCACATCATGCCTGGATTTTTATCTATTGCTGACCTTGGCAGCATGGTAGCCCCATAGTGGAgttcagcaaataaaaataataacttgATTGAAGTGCATCTAATACAgatatgtttaaaatgtattttttttagcttttttcaaGAATAAAATCCTGGTGCTCTCTGAAATCCAGTGGTAGCTTTCTGTCTGTGTCAGGTTGTGTGTCAGTGCTATGAGGACACAGTTGCAGGCTCAGTGTTGGAGAAGCTTATAGGCAGATTGAGGAATGGAAGAATCAGTGAGAAGTCTTTCGCTCAGCTGCTCTGGAACATCCAGAAGAAAGCTCCTTTGACTTTTCCTGCTCTGCTGCTCCCTCTGCTGAAGCATCTGGATGGGAATACACTCCAAAGTCAAGGTAGAGAGATGCACTTTGATCTGTTAGTTGCTTTCGGTACTTTTTATTTGTCAGAcctttctctgtgttttataGCTTGCTCTGAACAGCCAGATGACTCTACAAAGGAAATAAATTTGGAGGAAAAGACAGACATGAAAATCGATGAAGGACAGAGTGATGAGGAGACACGTGTAAATGCTGCAGCGGACTCTTCATCGTCTGTCTCCTCCATCTGCAAGCGCTATCCTTGCCGATGGTGCAAGAAGACTTTTAACTTTCAGTGCAGAATGCTAGCCCACATGAAGCGATGCTACATGTCACAGGAGTGTGAGGTGCCATGCCCAGAGTGCCCCAAAAAACTGCCGAGTCAGCGAGCTCTGCAGCGCCACCGGGGTGAGGTTCATCGTAACACGGCACGGGCCAAGAAAAGGGTGGCATGTGACATCTGTGGCCGCAATTTTGCCCACCCATCAGGTGAGAGTCCTGTGTGACACCTGACATTTGATTTTGATTCTCACAGTAACTTTTACAATAAGGTAAAGAGAGTGCTTTACAGGTATTATTACAAGAAATTCAAATGGGTTGGATAAAAATCCTGCTTTATAAATGTATATGCCAACTCAATACATAAACGTACAGTACATATAGTTGAAATTAGATATTTACAGACACtattaatacaggtccttctcaaaatattagcatattgtgataaagttcattattttccataatgtcatgatgaaaatttaacattcatatattttagattcattgcacactaactgaaatatttcaggtcttttattgtcttaatacggaggattttggcatacagctcttgaaaacccaaaattcctatctcacaaaattagcatatcattaaaagggtctctaaacgagctatgaacctaatcatcggaatcaacgagttaactctaaacacctgcaaaagattcctgaggcctttaaaactcccagcctggttcatcactcaaaaccccaatcatgggtaagactgccgacctgactgctgtccagaaggccactattgacaccctcaagcaagagggtaagacacagaaagaaatttctgaacgaataggctgttcccagagtgctgtatcaaggcacctcagtgggaagtctgtgggaaggaaaaggtatggcagaaaacgctgcacaacgagaagaggtgaccggaccctgaggaagattgtgtagaagggccaattcctgaccttgggggacctgcggaagcagtggactgagtctggagtagaaacatccagagccaccgtgcacaggcgtgtgcaggaaatgggctacaggtgccgcattccccaggtcaagccatttttgaaccagaaacagcggcagaagtgcctgacctgggctacagagaagcagcactggactgttgctcagtggttcaaagtccttttttcggatgaaagcaaattctgcatgtcattcggaaatcaaggtgccagagtctggaggaagactggggagaaggaaatgccaaaatgccagaagtccagtgtcaagtacccacagtcagtgatggtctggggtgccgtgtcagctgctggtgttggtccactgtgttttatcaagggcagggtcaatgcagctagctatcaggagattttggagcacttcatgattCCATcggctgaaaagctttatggagatgaagatttcatttttcagcacgacctggcacctgctcacagtgccaaaaccactggtgaatggtttactgaccatggtatcactgtgctcaattggcctgccaactctcctgacctgaaccccatagagaatctgtgggatattgtgaagagaacgttgagagactcaagacccaacactctggatgagctaaaggccgctattgaagcatcctgggcctccataagacctcagcagtgtcacaggctgattgcctccatgccacgccgcattgaagcagtcatttctgcaaaaggattcccgaccaagtattgagtgcataactgtacatgattatctaaaggttgacattttttgtattaaaaacacttttcttttattggtcggatgaaatatgctaattttgtgagataggaattttgggttttcatgagctgtatggcaaaatcatccgtattaagacaataaaagacctgaaatatttcagttagtgtgtaatgaatctaaaatatatgaatgttaaattttcctcatgacattgtggaaaataatgaactttatcacaatatgctaatattttgagaaggacctgtatagccaaATTGGATCTTGTGCATCTGTTCCTTGAGGAGTTATTTGAAAGACTCACGTGAAGGCAGTGTGGACAACTCAAATGACATTATAAATTTTTTGCATATTAAATATGTTCAACAGGTGCACTCTGCTGTGTTCCTGTGTGTTCCACACTAGGTCTCTGTCCATttatatatacaaaataaaccaaccaATAAATCAAGACAGTATAAACAATATATCCCTGCCACTCAAAGAGCATGGATGTGACTCTGCTAAATGTGGATGCCATTTAAATAACCTGCTTAAAGCTTTGCCTAGTATAGAAACATGAGGCAAACGTTTCAGGTTTTATCTTTCAACCTGTATTGGTGCTGGAGTTAAATGCGCTACACATATTCAGAGGTTTCACTCCCCGATGCCAGctgttgtgggttcgattcccggcccaGGCGActtctgctgcatgtcttccccctctctccacctctTTCTTGTCAGCTTACTGtcagaaaactttgaaaaataaaggctacttgtgccacaaaaacataaaaaagatctTAAACTTGGACTGTAAGTTTCCAGTCTTTAcattatttctaaaaacaatgTGATTAAGTAAATTCATACCGTATATACAGTATGATTTCTGCAGCCTAACGTGATTTTGGTATCTCAGTTTAGCTATTAAAAAACACTACATTGACTGCATATTTTTAGCAATTTTGGTCCACACCCACTTCTGACTAAACATGTGATGTTTTAGGTTTGGTTTACCATAAACAGGCAGAGCACTTTGAAATGAAACCATTTGCCTGTGAGGATTGTGGTGCAATGTTTGGAGCCAACTCCTCTCTGAAGAACCACATGAGGCTGCATACAGGAGAGAAACCCTACCAATGCCAACACTGTGACATGAGCTTCAGTGTAGCAGCTGCACTTGCTTACCACACCAAGAAGAAACACTCTGAGGGTAGGTCATGTGGCTTACTAGTAACATGGAGAAATAATTACCAGGTTACATATGTCTtccttgttttaaaaagaacaaattcAGTGTGTGTGGGGTTGGGGGGGTTCCACgctcagtttttgctttttatttcaggAAAGATGTATGTGTGTCAGTACTGTAAGGCTGTCTTCGCCCAGTCCATTGAGCTGACACGTCACGTACGGACGCACACTGGAGACCGGCCTTATGTGTGTCGAGAATGTGGGAAGGGCTACAGCCAGGCCAGCGGACTCACTGTGCACCTGCAAACCTTCCACAGTaagaaagcacagcaggaaaatCACTTGCATTTTGATTTTAGCTTCAAACCTCAGGATTCTCAAGGGTTGTGGAATGCGGTGTGTATGTGAAACTGAACACAACTGTTTTAATTTTCCACCCATTggttttttggcttttttgtgtttatagaAATTAGACTGTAAACACAGAATGGCAGTTTTATGTTTAGCACCAAAGATCATTAAAGGTCCACAAACGTTGTTCAATAGGGGTTGCATCTCTCTATGTAATGAAACCTTTTTGTGTGATCTGAAGTCTGAGTGAACCAGATCAAATACTTCTCATACACCTAGAGGTGTTTTAACTATCATTGGGTTTTAGTATTGTTGATACAAATAATGTAGCTACACCAATGAGATTGTTTGTGGCTGATTTGGAATCTGCAGTTTTTGTAAAACTTCTTCCTGGCTATATTGATATTAGTtggttttaatttctttttgagGGTAAGAAGATGCTATACCAGCAgcattcaaatatatttttctagGATTCCTGTTCTGGTCGGCCCTAATTATTCATATAAGGATCAGAGATGATGTTCTGTTGCATCTGTGATGTACTAGTTGCTGTATAACAAggttttactattattttaaaacaaagacaaatttaTTATGGATATGACATTTTTAATTGGCCTTAAGAGGTTATATACTATTTATTTAGTATAACTAGCATCCCTAAAAGTGCATTCTGTATTACCTACAAAGTGCTGATTTTTATCTTAGCTGGGATGTCAACTTTTCCTAATGTTTTCCAGCATGTTTTATAACTACCAGAGTTTGAAAGCCTAAAAagataaaactgagcagattttTTCCTAGAGATgtctataaaatattttccctttaagAAGCTTCTGTCTCCCTGCTTTTGCTGACTTCATTTTTAGATACCTCACTAATACACAACATGACTAACCTTGACTCTTCGTCACTCAGTAACAACATTCACACAGAAGAATGTAATCAGCGTGAATGTAGTAGTGATTACGTAGGGTGTGTTCGCAGATCGTAAAAATCAGATTTAGGTTTCTGACCGGCGGGATGTCAGTCAGGTTGATAAAAGGGACACAAAAGCTTTCCTAAAAGTAAAGACTACTTTGCACCCAGACTGACTTAAAAAGGTTGACCATCTTATTCACCCTCACTGTCTCTGTCTGAAAGTTCAGcacctttaaaaaacaaaaatctgaaacaacGGCTGACACATaacttcattttttgttttatggaaaCCATAAATTCACTGTTGGAAATGgtgcaaataaacaaaattaaataaaaataaataaataaatttagctCTGTAGAAGGAGGGATGACTCCAGTATGGAAACAAATCTGGGGAAGCTAGGTTTGATTAACTGCTCTTCAGAATGTTGCTTAGATGACACAACTTTGAAATATTCATATAGGTATTACTGCTAAAGCTAATTAAATATACCGGTAATTCAACATAATATTATCACCCACTGTATTATCAACCAAAGAATGTTTAATGTTGGAATACTGGTTTTAGGTCTCGGTTTGATttgaaatatgttaaaaatgtaaGTAAATGCACAAAGCTGGCTGATTATGCTGTGTGTGCGCTGACTATTACTTGCTGTTATCAGACCTGTCAGAACCTCATGACTGTAAGAAGTGTTGCCTCAGCTTCTCTACCTTGGAGCAGCATCAGCAACACATTCAGGAGTTCCACCCAAAGGAGTTCCACAAGTGCAGCACATGCAGCAAGGTGTTTCAGAGCGCCGCCCTGCTGGACAAACATAGAGCAACACACTCTGGAAGCAAGCCATTCAGCTGTCAGCTCTGCAACAAGTCATATCAGGTAAGATGATCTGGATTAACtccattttttatttccccattatcacagaaacacacagataaGGGCAATaaatttgtttcttccccttcacaaattgattctcgtTTATAGTGTTACTTCCGCACTGCATGGTCCATCAGTGTTTCCAAACCTTTTATGACTTTTCTACCTGAGCCATTTAGTTAAACCACGGGTACACCCTCAGTCAAACGAGTAGAGTAAAATAGAATGTACAACAACtgattattaaatgaaaatcattttatttaaacccCTTAACTTGAACATTTAGTTCTTAGGCAATTTATTCTTTTCAGCTCAAATGAAACATAAAGATATCTCTGCTGCCGTAAAGGTGAAtaagtaatttaaataaatacagaattaacataaataataaacatgcCTGTGTTATAACAAAAACTGAAGCTCTTTTGAATACATCCacaataaacagacatttaaatatAACTTAAAAAACCAGGAACAGAgcacttaacaaaaataatatttaggctCACTATgtcagttttactttgttttcatcatttaactgAGCTTTAAGGAGAAACCTGAGCTTGCTTGTCTTCAATAAGCTTTGATAGATCAGGAGGCAGAGTGGAAACAGCTGTTACTTTTCTCTGTCCCAGCAGCCGAGCGTCGTGCAGGTGAACCCCAATGACATCCCTGCTCTAGTCTTTCCCACCTGTAGTGGTTTTATTGTGTCTTTTCTGCTCTTTTGGTCAATAAAAGCTTGGTGTATTTTGCACTGGGGTCCTAATGTGTATCACACACTCcagaagatgattacttcatcctcagcaagtgagacaacattggaagtaactgtagaacctgatctgtgtttggactgctttgatcttgtggagcttcctgagttatcagaaatattagcttcatctaaaccttcaacttgtatgttagacccaatcccaaccaaattatttaaggaagtgttccctctgattaccagccccattttagattaATGATTGATtaatgattaatctatccttagtaaatggatatgtaccacaagcttttaaggtagctgtaattaaacctttacttaagaaacctttacTTGATCAAGCTGACTTAGTAAATTTCAGACCTATATCCAGTTCTTATAAAATTCTTgaaaaaatagttgctaatcaaatgtgtgagcatttacacagcaatgacctgtttgaagagtttcagtcaggtttcagagctcatcatagcactgaaacagctctgctgaaagtcactaatgatattcttatggcctcagataaaggacttgtgtctgtacttgtcctcttagatctcattgctgcatttgatacagttgatcataatattctcttagaaaggctggaatatgctgtagggatcaaaggaacagcgctaggctggtttaaaacTTGAATGACTTAAAATTTTGTACTTCTAAATtcaaacaagacagaagttgacATATTTGCATTGGAATCTTTGAAAGAGAatctgcttagtcaatcaattgATGTAGaaggcattaaattgacctctggtaataaagtaaaaaccttggtgttatttctgtgttattttggcaaaattagaaatatcctacccaggagtgatgctgaaaaactaatccatgcatttgttacttcaaggctggactattgtaattctttactatcaagatgtccacaaaatgcagttaaaagccttcagctgattcaaaatgctgcagcaagagttctggtgaaaattaaaaagagagatcatatttcccctactttagcttccctgcattggctccctgttaaatccagaatagattttagaattctccttctcacatataaagcccttaatgatctagctaaatcatacatcagagatatgATTGGTCcgtatattcctaacagagcactttgtaacacacacacacacacacacacacacacacacacatatacaggggttggacaatgaaactgaaacacctggttttagaccacaataattcattagtatggtgtagggcctccttttgcggccaatacagcgtcaattcgtcttaggaatgacatatacaagtcctgcacagtggtcagagggattttaagccattctacTTGTAGGATAGTGGCCGGGTCACTGTGATACTGGTGggggaaaacgtttcctgactcgctcctccaaaacaccccaaagtggctcaataatttttagatctggtgactgcaggccatgggagatgttcaacttcactttcatgttcatcaaaccaatctttcaccagtcttgctgtgtgtacaatgtttgaaccattggatgcacatggtcctcaagaatggttcggtagtccttggcagtgacgcgcccatctagcacaagtactgggccaagggaatgccatgacatggcagcccaaaccatcactgatccacccacatgcttcactctgggcatgcaacagtctgggaggtacgcttctttggggcttctccacaccgtaactctcccggatgtggggaaaacagtaaaggtggactcatcagagaacaatacatgcttcacattgtccacagcccaagatttgcgctccttgcaccattaaaaccgacatttggcattagCATGAGTTACCAAAGGTTAGGCtttagcagcccggccgtgtatattgaccctgtggatctcccgacggacagttctggtggaaacaggagagttgaggtgcacatttaattctgccgtgatttgggcagccttggttttatgttttttggatacaatccaggttagcacccgaacatccctttcaggcagcttcctcttgcgtccacagctaatcctgttggatgtggttcgtccttcttggtggtatgctgacattaccctggataccgtggctctcaatacatcacaaagacttgctgtcttggtcacagatgcgccagcaagatgtgcaccaacaatttgtcctcttttgaactctggtatgacacccataatgttgtgtgcatttcaatattttgagcaaaactgtgctcttaccctgctaattgaagcttcacactctgctcttactggtgcaatgtgcaatcaatgaagactggctaccaggctggtccaatttagccatttaTAACAGTCCAAACatagatcaggttctacagttatttccaatgttgtctcacttgctgagaatgaagtaatcatcttcgggagtatgccaattattttatttttaatagaatatattttatttaaaaacaatcccaTAAAGTCCTTACTGCTGaaagctaagggaatggatggctcaacagagctatgactctatgtaagtttagcaactgtactaatgagaaacctaggattattcttgttctcttctattaatgatgagaaataagctgttctagcttggtgaagtgtctttttatacaacagtaggctatttttccaaattaagtaggaatcctctaggtgtgtagagcaccattttctctccaattttctaacattgtgctttaaagtacgcagctctgaattaaaccagggagccagcctcctatgaataattaccttcttttttaagggggctgcattgtctaacgcaccacgcaatgatgaagtaacactatgaacaagagaatcaatttgtgaaggggaagaaacaaaattattgccccccactgtgtttttctgtgataatgaggaaatgaaaagtggaacagattctttaaaggttgttacagcattgtctgataatttgacagttaaattaaactcaaaggttattaaaattggtcagacaagacagggttttgttatttctttctgctcaatgccatatgtcagcacaaagtCCTGACATTTagtttatgtatgtatgtatgtatgtgtatgtatgtatgtatgtatgtatatatatatacaggggttggacaatgaaactgaaacacctgtcattttcgtgtgagaggtttcatggctaaattggaccagcctggtagccagtcttcattgattgcacattgcaccagtaagagcagagtgtgaaggttcaattagcagggtaagagcacagttttgctcaaaatatttaaatgcccacattatgggtgacataccagagttcaaaagaggacaaattgttggtgcacgtcttgctggcgcatctgtgaccaagacagcaagtctttgtgatgtatcaagagccacggtatccagggtaatgtcagcataccaccaagaaggacgaaccacatccaacaggattaactgtggatgcaagaggaagctgtctgaaagggatgttcgggtgctaactctgattgtatccaaaaaacataaaaccacggctgcccaaatcacggcaaaattaaatgtgcacctcaactctcctgtttccaccagaactgtccgtcgggagatccacagggtcaatatacacggccgggctgctatagcctaacctttggtcactcatgccaatgccaaacgtcggtttcaatggtgcacggagcgcaaatcttgggctgtggacaatgtgaaacatgtatggttctctgatgagtccgcctttactgttttccccacatccgggagagttacggcgtggagaagccccaaagaagcgtaccacccagactgttgcatgcccagagtgaagcatgggggtggatcagtgatggtttgggctgccatgtcatggcattcccttggcccaatacttgtgctagatgggcgcgtcactgccaaggacgaccaaaccattcttgaggaccatgtgcatccaatggttcaaacattgtatcctgaaggcggtgcaccaatacacacagcaagactggtgaaagattggtttgatgaacatgaaagtgaagttgaacatctcccatggcctgcacagtcaccagatctaaatattattgagccactttggggtgttttggaggagcgagtcaggaaacgttttcctccaccagtatcacgtagtgacctggccactatcctgcaagaagaatggcttaaaatccctctgaccactgtgcaggacttgtatatgtcattcccaagacgaattgacgctgtattggccgcaaaaggaggctttTGCTTTGAGAattgctccgcacactcttggcattcttttgatgagcttcaagaggtagtcacctgaaatggttttccaacagtcttgaaggagttcccagagatgcttagcacttggcctttatggtaaaatagctgctaggaaaccactgctgaggacaggcaacaagcagaagagacttgtttgggctaaagaacacaaggaatggacataagaccagtggaaatctgtacTTTGGTCTGATAAGTCCAAGTTtaagatctttggttccaaccaccgtgtctttgtgcggcgcagaagaggtgaacggatggactctacatgcctggttcccactgtggaggaggaggtgtgatggtgtgggggtgctttgctggtgacactgttggggatttattcaaaattgaaggcatactgaaccagcatggctaccacagcctCTTGCaacggcatgctattccatctggtttgcgtttagttggaccatcatttatttttcaacaggacaatgaccccaaacacacctccaggctgtgtaagggctatttgaccaagaaaaaGAGTGAtaggtgctgcgccagatgacctggcctccagtcaccggacctgaacccaatcgagatggtttggggtgagctggaccgcagagtgaagacaaaagggccaacaagtgctaagcatctctgggaactccttcaagactgttggaaaaccatttcaggtgactacctcttgaagctcatcaacagaatgccaagagtgtgtggagcagtaatcaaagcaaaaggtggctactttggagaacctagaatataagacatattttcagttgtttcacacttttttgttcagtatataattccacatgtgttaattcat comes from Girardinichthys multiradiatus isolate DD_20200921_A chromosome 20, DD_fGirMul_XY1, whole genome shotgun sequence and encodes:
- the zbtb40 gene encoding zinc finger and BTB domain-containing protein 40 isoform X1, giving the protein MKVITMMELPNFSSQLMQQLWNLRKEGLFCDCTILVGDNPHRAHKVVLAASSMLFRSLLDGPDTISIDTTVVSSQEFGSLLEMLYTGRLPLGKHNASRIVAAADSLQMFDVAVGFKKVLTTLVSQKATVLNHPRQTTSQDEANKARSENPEGSASPNKDNSASEKMETTAELLNKCCHDNKQDAEELIFKRACEELSYPLEPEKAKTAMSAVEKNRTSVTELSGGPASQLLQHSSQVVELLGNMPSVLELLSQAAQSSLDEQDRQVVCQCYEDTVAGSVLEKLIGRLRNGRISEKSFAQLLWNIQKKAPLTFPALLLPLLKHLDGNTLQSQACSEQPDDSTKEINLEEKTDMKIDEGQSDEETRVNAAADSSSSVSSICKRYPCRWCKKTFNFQCRMLAHMKRCYMSQECEVPCPECPKKLPSQRALQRHRGEVHRNTARAKKRVACDICGRNFAHPSGLVYHKQAEHFEMKPFACEDCGAMFGANSSLKNHMRLHTGEKPYQCQHCDMSFSVAAALAYHTKKKHSEGKMYVCQYCKAVFAQSIELTRHVRTHTGDRPYVCRECGKGYSQASGLTVHLQTFHNLSEPHDCKKCCLSFSTLEQHQQHIQEFHPKEFHKCSTCSKVFQSAALLDKHRATHSGSKPFSCQLCNKSYQQLSGLWYHNRTNHPDVFASHTPQLKTLVQCELCFKFFPDAATLSTHQATEHQASESAIVCCLYCKAELGSGDEAQEHVCSQPISQGAGGFNCPLCSLICVSQPELQEHLLSCHMDLEPESTTARAEGHTSTTYMVTSDGDKVDRADPNMLSEEQSHLGAGQHVLVALSCGGESRSSGQMVEVNINELLNSSVAFIYEDKKSAPNT
- the zbtb40 gene encoding zinc finger and BTB domain-containing protein 40 isoform X2 — translated: MMELPNFSSQLMQQLWNLRKEGLFCDCTILVGDNPHRAHKVVLAASSMLFRSLLDGPDTISIDTTVVSSQEFGSLLEMLYTGRLPLGKHNASRIVAAADSLQMFDVAVGFKKVLTTLVSQKATVLNHPRQTTSQDEANKARSENPEGSASPNKDNSASEKMETTAELLNKCCHDNKQDAEELIFKRACEELSYPLEPEKAKTAMSAVEKNRTSVTELSGGPASQLLQHSSQVVELLGNMPSVLELLSQAAQSSLDEQDRQVVCQCYEDTVAGSVLEKLIGRLRNGRISEKSFAQLLWNIQKKAPLTFPALLLPLLKHLDGNTLQSQACSEQPDDSTKEINLEEKTDMKIDEGQSDEETRVNAAADSSSSVSSICKRYPCRWCKKTFNFQCRMLAHMKRCYMSQECEVPCPECPKKLPSQRALQRHRGEVHRNTARAKKRVACDICGRNFAHPSGLVYHKQAEHFEMKPFACEDCGAMFGANSSLKNHMRLHTGEKPYQCQHCDMSFSVAAALAYHTKKKHSEGKMYVCQYCKAVFAQSIELTRHVRTHTGDRPYVCRECGKGYSQASGLTVHLQTFHNLSEPHDCKKCCLSFSTLEQHQQHIQEFHPKEFHKCSTCSKVFQSAALLDKHRATHSGSKPFSCQLCNKSYQQLSGLWYHNRTNHPDVFASHTPQLKTLVQCELCFKFFPDAATLSTHQATEHQASESAIVCCLYCKAELGSGDEAQEHVCSQPISQGAGGFNCPLCSLICVSQPELQEHLLSCHMDLEPESTTARAEGHTSTTYMVTSDGDKVDRADPNMLSEEQSHLGAGQHVLVALSCGGESRSSGQMVEVNINELLNSSVAFIYEDKKSAPNT